In one Arachis duranensis cultivar V14167 chromosome 9, aradu.V14167.gnm2.J7QH, whole genome shotgun sequence genomic region, the following are encoded:
- the LOC107467676 gene encoding callose synthase 3, translated as MSSRVGPSEPSGASQRRITRTQTAGNLGEAIFDSEVVPSSLVEIAPILRVANEVEKTHPRVAYLCRFYAFEKAHRLDPTSSGRGVRQFKTALLQRLERENDPTLKGRVKKSDAREMQSFYQHYYKKYIQALQNAADKADRAQLTKAYQTANVLFEVLKAVNMTQSVEVDREILETQDKVAEKTEILVPYNILPLDPDSANQAVMRFPEIQAAVSALRNTRGLAWPKDYKKKKDEDILDWLGVMFGFQKHNVANQREHLILLLANVHIRQFPKPDQQPKLDERALTEVMKKLFKNYKRWCKYLGRKSSLWLPTIQQEVQQRKLLYMGLYLLIWGEAANLRFMPECLCYIYHHMAFELYGMLSGNVSPMTGENIKPAYGGEEEAFLGKVVTPIYNVIAKEAERSKKGRSKHSQWRNYDDLNEYFWSADCFRLGWPMRADADFFSLPVERQDFDKSNDNKPTNSDRWVGKVNFVEIRSFWHIFRSFDRMWGFFILCLQAMIIVAWNGTGNPSAIFNGDVFKKVLSVFITAAILKLGQATLDVILSWKAQRTMSMHVKLRYILKIISAAAWVIVLSVTYAYTWDNPPGFAQTIQSWFGSNSSSSSLFIMAVVIYLSPNMLAAILFLFPLIRRFLERSNYRIVMLMMWWSQPRLYVGRGMHESTLSLFKYTMFWVLLLITKLAFSYYIEIKPLVGPTKAIMGVKISKFQWHEFFPHARNNVGVIIALWAPIILVYFMDTQIWYAIFSTLFGGIYGAFRRLGEIRTLGMLRSRFESLPGAFNACLIPEEKSEQRKKGLKATFSRRFDQIPSNKGKEAARFAQLWNQIITSFREEDLISNREMDLLLVPYWADRELDLIQWPPFLLASKIPIAVDMAKDSNGKDKELRKRIEADNYMSCAVRECYASFKSIIKYLVQGDREKQVIESIFSEVDKHIEEGDLISQFRLNALPSLYRQFVELIKYLIDNKHEERDQVVILFQDMLEVVTRDIMLEDHISSLVESIHGGAGHEGMLALESQHQLFASEGAIRFPIQPVTEAWTEKLKRLYLLLTTKESAMDVPSNLEAKRRISFFSNSLFMDMPAAPKVRNMLSFSVLTPYYTEEVLFSLRELESPNEDGVSILFYLQKIFPDEWNNFLQRVNCSSEEELKGNESDELEEELRLWASYRGQTLTKTVRGMMYYRKALELQAFLDMAKDEDLMEGYKAIENSDNNATGERSLLTQCQAVADMKFSYVVSCQQYGIDKRSGAARAQDILRLMTRYPSLRVAYIDEVEEPSKERPKKINKVYYSCLVKAMPKSSNPSETEPVQYLDQVIYKIKLPGPAILGEGKPENQNHAIIFTRGEGLQTIDMNQDNYMEEALKMRNLLQEFLKKHDGVRYPSILGLREHIFTGSVSSLAWFMSNQETSFVTIGQRLLANPLKVRFHYGHPDVFDRLFHLTRGGVSKASKVINLSEDIFAGFNSTLREGNVTHHEYIQVGKGRDVGLNQISMFEAKIANGNGEQTLSRDVYRLGHRFDFFRMLSCYFTTVGFYFSTLITVLTVYVFLYGRLYLVLSGLEESLSTQKAIRDNKPLQVALASQSFVQIGFLMALPMLMEIGLEKGFRTALSEFILMQLQLAPVFFTFSLGTKTHYYGRTLLHGGAKYRPTGRGFVVFHAKFADNYRLYSRSHFVKGIELMILLVVYQIFGHTYRSGVAYLFITVSMWFMVGTWLYAPFLFNPSGFEWQKIVDDWTDWNKWISIRGGIGVPPEKSWESWWEEEQDHLQYSGTRGIIAEILLSLRFFIYQYGLVYHLNFTKTKSILVYGISWLVIFLFLSVVKVVSVGRRKFSADFQLVFRLIKGLIFVTFVSVLALLIALPHMTIQDIVVCILAFMPTGWGMLQIAQALKPLVRKAGFWGSVKTLARGYEIVMGLLLFTPIAFLAWFPFVSEFQTRMLFNQAFSRGLQISRILGGQRKGRSSRNKE; from the exons ATGTCGTCGAGGGTGGGCCCGTCGGAACCGTCGGGGGCGTCGCAGCGGCGGATCACGCGGACGCAAACCGCCGGGAACCTCGGAGAGGCCATATTTGACAGCGAGGTGGTGCCTTCCTCCCTTGTTGAGATTGCACCCATTCTTCGTGTTGCCAATGAGGTTGAGAAGACTCATCCTAGAGTCGCTTATCTCT GCCGGTTTTATGCCTTTGAGAAAGCTCATAGGTTGGACCCAACTTCAAGTGGTCGTGGTGTTCGGCAATTCAAAACTGCTCTTCTCCAGCGCCTAGAAAGA gaaaatgatccaacattGAAAGGAAGGGTAAAGAAAAGCGATGCTCGTGAGATGCAGAGTTTTTATCAGCACTACTACAAGAAATATATCCAAGCTTTACAGAATGCTGCTGATAAAGCTGACCG TGCACAACTAACCAAGGCATATCAGACTGCTAATGTTCTTTTTGAGGTTTTGAAGGCTGTTAACATGACACAGTCTGTGGAAGTTGATCGTGAG ATTTTGGAGACTCAAGATAAAGTTGCTGAGAAAACAGAGATATTAGTTCCTTACAATATTCTTCCTCTTGATCCTGATAGTGCAAATCAGGCAGTAATGAGATTTCCGGAG ATCCAAGCTGCTGTATCCGCTCTTCGAAACACAAGAGGTCTTGCCTGGCCTAAGgactacaagaaaaaaaaggatgaAGACATTCTAGATTGGCTTGGGGTAATGTTTGGCTTTCAG AAGCACAATGTAGCAAATCAGAGAGAACATTTGATCTTATTGCTTGCAAATGTGCACATAAGGCAATTTCCTAAACCTGATCAACAACCAAAG TTGGATGAGCGTGCTCTAACAGAAGTCATGAAGAAACTTTTCAAGAATTACAAAAGGTGGTGCAAGTATTTGGGTCGGAAAAGTAGCCTTTG GTTACCAACCATACAGCAAGAAGTGCAGCAGCGTAAACTACTGTACATGGGCCTGTATCTTCTAATATGGGGTGAAGCTGCCAACCTAAGATTCATGCCAGAATGCCTGTGCTATATCTATCACCAT ATGGCTTTTGAATTGTATGGTATGCTTTCTGGTAATGTTAGTCCAATGACGGGAGAGAATATCAAGCCAGCTTATGGAGGTGAAGAGGAGGCTTTCTTGGGGAAAGTTGTAACTCCTATCTATAATGTTATTGCAAAG GAAGCTGAAAGGAGTAAAAAGGGGAGGTCAAAGCATTCACAATGGAGGAACTATGATGATTTAAATGAATATTTCTG GTCAGCTGATTGTTTCCGGCTTGGTTGGCCAATGCGTGCTGATGCTGATTTCTTTTCGCTGCCAGTTGAGCGTCAAGATTTTGACAAATCTAAT GATAACAAGCCAACTAATTCCGACAGATGGGTTGGAAAAGTTAACTTTGTTGAGATAAGGTCATTTTGGCATATTTTCAGAAGTTTTGATCGCATGTGGGGCTTCTTCATTTTGTGCTTACAG GCAATGATTATTGTTGCATGGAATGGAACTGGGAATCCAAGTGCAATTTTTAATGGTGATGTCTTCAAGAAGGTGCTGAGTGTGTTTATAACAGCAGCCATATTGAAGCTTGGACAAG CTACTCTGGATGTGATTCTCAGTTGGAAAGCACAGCGAactatgtccatgcatgttaaGTTGagatatattcttaaaattatttcAGCTGCAGCATGGGTGATTGTTCTTTCAGTTACATATGCTTACACTTGGGACAATCCTCCTGGGTTTGCTCAAACCATCCAAAGTTGGTTTGGGAGCAATTCAAGTTCGTCTTCTTTGTTCATTATGGCTGTTGTTATATACTTGTCCCCGAACATGCTTGCTGCCATATTATTTCTTTTCCCACTTATTCGTCGTTTTCTTGAGAGGTCAAACTATAGGATTGTGATGCTAATGATGTGGTGGTCACAG CCTCGTCTCTATGTTGGTAGGGGAATGCATGAGAGCACTTTGTCCCTTTTCAA GTACACAATGTTTTGGGTCCTCTTATTGATCACAAAGTTAGCGTTCAGCTACTATATAGAG ATAAAGCCTCTGGTGGGACCTACAAAAGCTATAATGGGTGTAAAAATCTCGAAATTCCAGTGGCATGAATTCTTTCCCCATG CTCGAAATAACGTTGGTGTTATAATTGCACTTTGGGCTCCAATTATTCTG gTATACTTTATGGATACCCAGATTTGGTATGCCATATTTTCTACTTTATTTGGTGGTATTTATGGAGCATTCCGTCGCCTCGGGGAG ATAAGGACACTAGGAATGCTCAGATCCCGTTTTGAATCATTGCCTGGAGCCTTCAATGCTTGTTTGATCCCCGAGGAAAAGAGTGAGCAAAGGAAAAAAGGACTGAAAGCTACTTTTTCGCGCAGATTTGATCAG ATTCCATCTAACAAAGGTAAAGAGGCTGCAAGATTTGCTCAGTTGTGGAACCAAATAATCACTAGTTTCAGAGAGGAAGATCTTATCAGTAATAG AGAAATGGACCTTTTGCTTGTACCTTATTGGGCTGATCGTGAGTTGGACCTTATACAATGGCCACCATTCTTACTTGCGAGCAAG ATTCCAATCGCAGTGGATATGGCCAAAGACAGCAATGGAAAGGATAAAGAGCTGAGGAAAAGGATAGAGGCTGACAACTATATGTCTTGTGCTGTTCGGGAGTGCTATGCTTCATTTAAGAGCATTATTAAGTACCTGGTTCAGGGGGACCGTGAGAAACA GGTTATAGAATCCATTTTCTCTGAGGTAGACAAACATATAGAAGAAGGTGACCTAATAAGTCAATTCAGACTAAATGCACTTCCTAGTCTCTACCGGCAGTTTGTTGAGCTAATCAAATATTTG ATAGACAATAAGCATGAAGAAAGGGACCAAGTTGTGATTCTCTTCCAGGACATGCTAGAAGTAGTGACGAGAGATATAATGTTGGAGGATCATATATCCAG TTTGGTAGAATCAATCCATGGTGGAGCTGGACATGAGGGGATGCTTGCCCTTGAGTCACAACATCAGCTGTTTGCTTCTGAAGGAGCTATTAGGTTTCCAATTCAACCAGTTACTGAAGCTTGGACAGAGAAG CTTAAACGGCTTTACTTGCTGCTTACAACCAAAGAATCTGCAATGGACGTACCATCTAATTTGGAAGCCAAAAGGcgtatttcttttttctctaattCACTGTTTATGGACATGCCTGCAGCACCCAAAGTCCGCAACATGCTATCATTCTC GGTTTTAACACCATATTACACTGAAGAGGTTCTCTTTTCCTTACGTGAGTTGGAATCACCCAATGAAGATGGTGTTTCGATACTCTTTTACTTGCAAAAGATCTTTCCAG ACGAATGGAACAACTTCCTTCAGAGAGTGAATTGTTCCAGTGAGGAGGAACTGAAAGGAAATGAATCGGATGAGTTAGAAGAAGAACTTCGTCTCTGGGCTTCATACAGAGGCCAAACTTTGACTAAAACTG TAAGAGGCATGATGTACTACAGAAAGGCTTTGGAACTCCAGGCTTTCCTTGACATGGCAAAAGATGAAG ATTTGATGGAAGGCTATAAAGCCATAGAAAATTCAGACAACAATGCAACGGGTGAAAGGTCATTGTTGACGCAATGTCAAGCAGTAGCAGATATGAAATTCTCATATGTAGTATCATGCCAACAATATGGGATTGACAAGCGATCTGGTGCTGCTCGTGCTCAAGACATATTGAGGCTTATGACAAG ATACCCTTCACTTCGGGTTGCTTACATTGATGAGGTTGAGGAACCTAGCAAAGAGAGGCCAAAAAAGATCAACAAGGTTTATTACTCTTGTTTAGTGAAGGCAATGCCAAAATCCAGTAATCCTTCAGAGACAGAGCCAGTGCAGTATTTAGACCAG gtaatatataaaataaagctTCCTGGACCAGCTATTTTGGGTGAGGGTAAGCCTGAAAATCAGAACCATGCCATAATTTTCACACGTGGAGAAGGCTTGCAAACAATAGATATGAACCAG GACAACTATATGGAAGAAGCTTTGAAAATGAGAAATTTATTGCAAGAATTTCTTAAGAAGCATGATGGTGTGAGGTACCCAAGTATTCTTGGACTCAGGGAGCATATATTTACTGGAAG TGTTTCTTCACTTGCATGGTTCATGTCAAATCAGGAGACCAGTTTTGTTACAATTGGTCAGAGATTGTTGGCTAATCCCCTGAA GGTTCGCTTCCACTATGGTCATCCTGATGTCTTTGATAGGCTTTTTCACCTCACAAGAGGGGGTGTTAGCAAAGCCTCCAAGGTTATCAATCTGAGCGAAGATATTTTTGCTG GCTTTAACTCTACACTCCGTGAAGGAAATGTCACTCATCATGAGTACATTCAAGTTGGGAAGGGGAGAGATGTTGGACTCAACCAGATTTCTATGTTTGAAGCAAAGATAGCTAATGGCAATGGAGAGCAAACACTGAGTCGAGATGTGTACCGACTTGGGCATCGTTTTGATTTCTTCAGAATGCTGTCTTGTTATTTCACCACAGTTGGATTTTACTTCAGTACACTT ATTACTGTTCTTACTGTATATGTATTCCTCTATGGTCGCCTATATCTGGTTCTCAGTGGGCTTGAAGAAAGTTTGAGTACACAGAAAGCCATTCGTGACAATAAGCCTCTTCAAGTGGCTCTGGCTTCTCAGTCGTTTGTTCAAATAGGGTTTTTGATGGCCTTGCCCATGCTAATGGAAATTGGCTTGGAAAAGGGCTTTAGAACTGCACTTAGTGAGTTCATATTAATGCAGTTGCAGCTAGCTCCAGTATTCTTCACATTCTCGCTTGGGACAAAGACTCACTATTATGGAAGGACGTTACTTCATGGAGGTGCAAAATATAGACCTACAGGTCGAGGTTTTGTGGTTTTCCATGCCAAATTTGCAGACAACTATAGACTTTACTCACGCAGCCACTTTGTCAAGGGTATTGAGCTCATGATTTTGCTGGTAGTGTACCAAATTTTTGGTCATACTTATAGAAGTGGGGTTGCCTATCTCTTCATCACTGTGTCGATGTGGTTTATGGTGGGCACTTGGCTTTATGCACCCTTCTTGTTCAATCCTTCTGGGTTTGAGTGGCAAAAGATTGTTGATGATTGGACTGATTGGAATAAATGGATTAGCATCCGAGGTGGCATAGGCGTACCACCTGAGAAAAGTTGGGAGTCCTGGTGGGAGGAGGAACAAGATCATCTCCAATATTCGGGAACACGGGGAATCATAGCTGAGATATTGTTATCTCTGCGCTTCTTTATCTATCAATATGGTCTTGTTTATCACctaaattttacaaaaacaaaaagtattctG GTGTATGGCATATCATGGTTGgtgatctttttatttttatctgtGGTGAAG GTGGTATCTGTTGGGAGGAGAAAATTCAGCGCAGATTTTCAACTTGTCTTCCGGCTAATCAAAGGATTGATATTCGTGACTTTTGTATCAGTTCTGGCCCTCTTAATTGCCCTTCCTCATATGACAATCCAGGACATTGTTGTTTGCATTCTTGCTTTCATGCCAACCGGTTGGGGAATGCTACAG ATTGCACAAGCATTAAAGCCTCTAGTACGGAAAGCTGGATTTTGGGGCTCAGTAAAAACTCTTGCACGTGGCTACGAGATTGTAATGGGTTTGCTTTTGTTCACTCCCATTGCATTTCTTGCTTGGTTTCCATTTGTTTCGGAATTTCAGACACGTATGCTGTTCAACCAAGCATTCAGCCGAGGCTTGCAAATTTCTCGCATTCTTGGAGGCCAAAGGAAGGGGCGCTCTTCTCGTAACAAGGAAtaa
- the LOC107467683 gene encoding uncharacterized protein LOC107467683 — protein sequence MNDQSQMMMNLNQMSQPQMMNQVPMMSQPQVINKSQIIGQSQPQLLSHSQAMNQKPQQPPMKPSQMMMNQTQPPMMMNRGYKVWSQQPPLDPNMKFQNPMKPNFSAPKPGRSNWKGKKVPTDKRKDLRRMEKPIPSSSVSVPNTGAVYQPPTLHELQSQNRLKARKFYPKKKFNNRFAPYAPRNTTSFIIRAKKSGGIASLVSPCPVTPAVLPTPILSPSREVLGDMAKEEWGVDGYGSMKGLIRLRSPGHEADVHDDEDEEDGGGGSSESDVEEHVEVERRLDHDLSRFEMIYPNYGGEYNNVLENRVDDQDSHIAQLEEENLTLKERLFLMERELGDLRRRLLFLERQNQVVEDVNEEVVENGSDNESEGGSDVPVLGIDNNAEMVDSMLVSGRNMNFEVGAKLDNVGVAETEGRGDVCMEESVPDEVVAKKNQIKGVDEMRDVIEFNELKEETGVQKDDEKKNEIKDKEMRDEIRFSEVKEEKDEEATPQCLPDKVLAKDDDCIDNKEGIESEMLDRNDESKALEATNDCVKDAVLYEKDDC from the coding sequence ATGAACGATCAATctcagatgatgatgaattTGAACCAGATGAGCCAGCCTCAGATGATGAATCAGGTTCCGATGATGAGCCAGCCTCAGGTAATTAACAAGTCTCAGATCATAGGTCAGTCCCAGCCTCAATTGCTCTCTCACAGTCAAGCTATGAATCAGAAACCTCAACAGCCTCCGATGAAGCCATCTCAGATGATGATGAACCAGACTCAGCCTCCTATGATGATGAACAGGGGATACAAGGTCTGGTCTCAGCAGCCTCCTCTTGACCCTAACATGAAGTTTCAGAACCCTATGAAACCAAATTTCTCTGCTCCTAAGCCTGGTCGAAGTAACTGGAAGGGGAAGAAGGTCCCCACCGACAAGCGCAAGGACCTCAGGAGAATGGAAAAACCCATTCCAAGCTCATCCGTTAGTGTTCCGAACACCGGCGCCGTTTACCAACCACCTACTCTGCACGAGTTGCAATCGCAAAACCGTCTAAAAGCACGTAAGTTCTATCCCAAGAAGAAGTTTAATAATAGGTTTGCTCCTTATGCGCCTAGGAATACGACATCGTTTATTATTCGTGCGAAGAAGTCCGGTGGCATTGCATCGCTTGTGTCACCTTGCCCGGTGACCCCTGCAGTGCTTCCCACACCTATACTGTCTCCGTCGAGGGAGGTGTTAGGGGATATGGCGAAGGAGGagtggggtgttgatggatacGGGTCGATGAAGGGTTTGATTAGGCTTCGATCTCCGGGGCACGAGGCTGATGTTCATGATGATGAGGACGAGGAGGATGGAGGCGGTGGGTCGAGTGAGAGTGATGTGGAGGAACATGTGGAGGTGGAAAGAAGGCTGGACCATGATTTGAGCCGGTTTGAGATGATATACCCAAATTATGGAGGTGAGTATAACAATGTATTAGAGAATAGGGTAGATGATCAGGATTCCCATATAGCACAATTGGAGGAGGAGAATTTGACATTGAAGGAGCGTCTATTCCTGATGGAGAGAGAGTTAGGTGATTTGCGAAGGAGGTTACTGTTTCTTGAGAGGCAAAACCAAGTTGTGGAAGATGTTAACGAGGAAGTGGTGGAGAATGGGTCTGACAATGAAAGTGAAGGTGGATCAGATGTTCCAGTTTTGGGAATTGATAACAATGCAGAGATGGTTGACTCGATGCTGGTAAGTGGGAGAAATATGAACTTCGAGGTTGGTGCTAAGTTAGACAATGTCGGAGTAGCAGAGACTGAAGGCAGAGGTGATGTTTGTATGGAAGAATCTGTTCCAGATGAGGTGGTTGCAAAGAAGAATCAGATCAAAGGTGTTGATGAAATGAGGGATGTGATTGAGTTTAATGAATTGAAGGAGGAAACTGGTGTACAAAAGGATGATGAAAAGAAGAATGAGATCAAGGATAAGGAGATGAGGGATGAAATAAGGTTTAGTGAAGTGAAGGAGGAAAAGGATGAAGAAGCAACGCCTCAGTGTTTGCCGGATAAAGTTCTTGCAAAAGATGATGATTGTATTGATAACAAAGAGGGTATTGAATCTGAAATGCTGGACAGAAATGATGAATCAAAAGCTCTCGAAGCTACAAATGATTGTGTAAAGGATGCAGTCCTCTATGAGAAGGATGATTGCTAG